Genomic segment of Myxococcus stipitatus:
ATGCACCTGGATGGTGGTGGGCGCGCGACGCTCTACTACGACCGCAAGAAGCTGGCGCCCACGGACGTGGTGTTGCCGCGGATTGCGCAGTCCATCAGCACCTACGGCCTGGCGGTGGTGAACCAGTTCGTGCTGAACGGGGTGCCGCTCGTCAACCACGCCCAGGCCATTGCCCAGTCGCGCAGCAAGATGCGCTCGCTGCAGTTGCTGTCGGCCCATGGCATCGCCATCCCCGCGACCGTGATGGCGCGGGACGCCGCTCACCTGAAGGAGATGGTGGGCCTGGTGGGTGGAGTGCCCGTGCTGGTGAAGCTCCTCCAGGGGCAGGAGAAGCACGGGGTGATGGTGTGTGAGAGCCTCCAGTCACTGGAGGCCGCGCTCGAGGCGGTCCTGGGCCTGGGTCACAACCTGGTGATGCAGGAGTACGTGAAGAGCACGAGCCAGGACGTGCGGGTGCTCGTCGTGGGAGGCAAGGCGGTGGCCGCGGTGCGACGCCGACCGAGGCCAGGGCGGCTTGCACATACGCTCATCAAGGGGGCACGCCTGGAGGCGATGGAGCTGTCGCCCGGCCAGCGAGCCACCGCGGAGAAGGCCACGCGCCTGGTGGGATTGGAAGTGGCGGCGGTCGACCTCCTGGACGTGGAGGGGCAGTCGAAGGTCTTCGAGGTGAACAGCTCCCCCGCGCTGCCGGAGATGGAGGCCGCGACGGGCTTGGACCTGGCCACACCCATCATCCTTCGGGCCGAGGAGCTGGTGGCGGGGGCGGAGCCAGTGTCGATTCCAGACCTCATCCCGCCCCAGCCACTCCTCGACGCCGTCCCGACGCCGTCCCCCGCGCCTCGTGGAAAACGTGCGAGCCGCACGTCCAGCCGGGGGCCTGGGGGGCCGTGAAGAGAAAGCCGACTCTTGGGTCGCAGGCGTGATACGCACGACCCGTTTCCAGGAGACCTCACCCATGACGCACTTCCGAAAGCTCACTTCCGTTGCGGCCTTGATGGTGGCCAGTGTCTGGACGGCCCCGGTGTTCGCCGATGAGGTGGATCCCGCGAGTCTCTATGACGTGTCCACGGACGGCTCTTCCACGCAGGTCAAGGCGGGGGAGAAGGGCGTGTTCGTGGTGTCCGTCAAGACGAAGTCCGGTGCGCACGTCTCCGAGGAGGCCCCGCTGAAGCTGGACGTGAAGGCCTCGCACGTCTCCGTGACGAAGGAGAAGCTGGGGCGCGAGGACTCGGTGTCGAAGAAGGCCGCGGGGCAGCAGTTCGTGGACCCGCGCTTCGAGGTTCCGTTCTCCGCGGCGGCGGCGGGCAAGGGCTCGGTGGATGCCAAGCTCGTCTTCTTCATCTGCACGGAGAAGATCTGCGCCCGTCAGCAGAAGACCCTCTCCGTTCCCGTCGAGGTCCTCTAGTTCCCATGAGTGAGCGTTCCTCCCGAGGTGGTGGTCGTGGCGAGCGCGAAGGGGGAGACTCCTCCTTGCGTCACGTCTTTGGGGTCAATCCGGTGCTCGAGGCCCTGCGGGCTCGGCCGGATGAGGTGGAGCGGCTGTACGTCGTGGAGGGGCAGCTGGCGGCCCGGGCCTCGGGCGAGCTGCTCAGCCGCGCCCGGGAGGCCGGCGTCCGCGTGGAGAAGGTATCTCGCGAGCGCATGGCGGCGATGGCGGACGGTGGTGTCCACCAGGGCGTGGTGCTGGAGCTTCGAGGCTTCAAGTACGCGGACCTGCAGGACATCCTGGATGCCGCCAAGGCGAGCAAGAAGCCGGCACTCGTGGTGGTTCTCGACGGTATCCAGGACCCGCACAACCTGGGAGCCATCATCCGGTCCGCACACGCGCTGGGGGCCCATGGGGTCGTCATCGCCAAGGACCGGGCCGTTCAGGTGACGGGAACGGTGGCCAAGGCCTCGGCTGGAGCAGTGGAGCACTGCCTGGTCGCGCGCGTCGTGAACATCTCCCGTGCCCTGGAGGAGCTGAAGGAGGCGGGACTCTGGGTGGCCGCCGCGGACGTGGGAGCAACGGAGCCCATGTGGAGTGCCCGGCTGGACGGTCCACTGGCCTTGGTGGTGGGCGCCGAGGGGCCTGGTGTGCGGGAAGGGGTCCTCAAGCACTGCGACCATCGCCTGCGGATTCCCATGACGGGTCAGGTCGGTTCACTCAATGCGTCCGTTTCGGCCGGCGTTCTGCTATATGAGGTCGCCCGGCAGCGCGGGAGCCCTTCCCGTTCGTAGGTCGGCACCTGGGATCAATGTCCTTGACTTGGGTGATGGGGACTTCTAAAAGGGCGCGCCTCGCACATCGGCGCCGGGTGGTTGACGGTTCCGGTGGAGGTGGGGTAGGGCGGTGGGTAGG
This window contains:
- the rlmB gene encoding 23S rRNA (guanosine(2251)-2'-O)-methyltransferase RlmB; amino-acid sequence: MSERSSRGGGRGEREGGDSSLRHVFGVNPVLEALRARPDEVERLYVVEGQLAARASGELLSRAREAGVRVEKVSRERMAAMADGGVHQGVVLELRGFKYADLQDILDAAKASKKPALVVVLDGIQDPHNLGAIIRSAHALGAHGVVIAKDRAVQVTGTVAKASAGAVEHCLVARVVNISRALEELKEAGLWVAAADVGATEPMWSARLDGPLALVVGAEGPGVREGVLKHCDHRLRIPMTGQVGSLNASVSAGVLLYEVARQRGSPSRS
- a CDS encoding RimK family alpha-L-glutamate ligase codes for the protein MKVTLLSRSASIPSTRRLVEAGRARGHRMRVLNPLRVQMHLDGGGRATLYYDRKKLAPTDVVLPRIAQSISTYGLAVVNQFVLNGVPLVNHAQAIAQSRSKMRSLQLLSAHGIAIPATVMARDAAHLKEMVGLVGGVPVLVKLLQGQEKHGVMVCESLQSLEAALEAVLGLGHNLVMQEYVKSTSQDVRVLVVGGKAVAAVRRRPRPGRLAHTLIKGARLEAMELSPGQRATAEKATRLVGLEVAAVDLLDVEGQSKVFEVNSSPALPEMEAATGLDLATPIILRAEELVAGAEPVSIPDLIPPQPLLDAVPTPSPAPRGKRASRTSSRGPGGP